The nucleotide sequence GCGGCAAAGGGACGACGAGCAAGGTGGTGAAGTTCCAGCTTCGCCCAGATCCGCTCGCGAGATGATCGGAGGATCGCAGATGGCCAGACCCATGCGCCGCGTCGTTACCGGACACAATGCCCAGGGCAAGTCGGTCATCCTCACGGACGCCCCGTCGCCGCACGCGCTCGAGCTCGACGGCATGCCCGGGCTTGCCCTCATCAACCTGTGGGTGACCGATGGCGCGCCGGCGAGCAACGCGGGCGCGGCCGACGCCGCGGCCCGCCCGGTCGTCCTCGAGCCGCCCGAGCTGGGCACGATTTTCCGGGTGGTCGACTTTCCGCCGGACAAGGGGATGGGGGGCAAGGTCGACCGGGCGAAGGCCTTCGCGGCAATGGGCGCCGGCCACGCGATGGACCAGAGCGACGCGCGGCACCCGGCCATGCACAAGACGAACACGATCGACTACGCGCTCGTTCTAGAAGGCGAGATCTGGGCGCTGATGGACGAAGGCGAAACGCTGCTCAGGGCCGGCGACTGCCTGATCCAGCGCGGGACCAACCACGCGTGGAGCAACCGCATGGACACGCCCTGCCGCGTGGCCTTCATCCTAATCAACGCCAACCCAGCGTAGGTAAGGTCTGCCGCGCCGGACCGTTGCAGGCTACTGGCTAGGGTCGCTGGCCGTACCCGCAGTTGCAGTTTCTGAGGAAGTAGATAGCGCACCAGAGCCTGTGCTGCATGGGTGTTTGGCGGGCCGCACAGAATGAAGAGCTCGGCTCGGAGTGCGGGTGGTCCAGCGACAGGGACTCGGCTTCTTCGCTCTCCACCTCTCCGATCACGGAGAGCGGCGAGCCGCAGTCGCACATGGGACGCTTGGTGCCGGGGGTCAGGGTCACCGTTCGGACCGCCCAGCAGTTGGGACAGGCGAACTGGTACATTTCCTTCTCGTCGCTGTCGTACCGGAGTGTCGGTGTGTTCATGGCTCTTCCTCCCTGAGACCGGATAGAGCAACTGGCATGCCGGGGCGGAACTCCAAGCTTGGCGGGTACTTACGAGACCGCCGGTCGTTGCCGATTGACGAAGATTGTTGGCCGAGTAGGCACACTTTGGCACCTGCCATTCTTTCCAACTGCATTCCCGCCCGGGTTATTCTCTCCGCGGACTGAATCGACCTGCAGGAGGAACTCACGATGTCGGATGCGGATCGCCTTCGCTACCTTCGTGTCGCCCTCATCCTGGTCGGCCTGATCTTCGTCCTTGGTATCTACCCGCTGGGCATGGTGTGGCCGTCCGGCTGGCAGTGGGGCGTGGGCCACTCGCACTATCACATGATGATCATCGGGGTCTACGCGACGCTCGGCGTGTTCCTGCTGATGGCGGCGAAGAACCCGGCGGCGCACACGAGCCTGATCTGGTTCACCGTCTGGTCGAGCGTCGTGCACGCCGGGATCATGGGCGCGCAGTCCTTCGCCGATGCGAAAGAACGGGGGCACCTCCTCGGTGACGTCCCAGCGCTCCTCGTGGTGGCCCTCGTCCTCGCGGTGTTTACTCCACGCGCGGAGCACTGAACCCCGGCAGGTTCTTCCCCCTCGCTCACGTTCTGACTGGAGTTGTGGCACACTCGGCCGTCGGATGAGACAGGAGGAGGAGCGATGGGGCGACTGACGGGACGGACCGTGCTGATCACGGGCGCGGCGCGGGGGATCGGCGCGGCCTGCGCGCGCCGGCTCGCGGCCGACGGCGCGAAACTGGTCCTCGCCGACCTCGACGGGGCGGGGGCGGAGAAACTCGCGGCCGAGCTGGGCCAGGTGGCGGTCCGAGCCGACGTGACCCGCCCCGAGGATATCGACCGGATCGTGGACGAGCCGTACCGGCGCTGGGGGCGGCTCGACGTGCTGTTCAACAATGCCGGTGTCATCCGCGTCCAGCCGATGCTCGAGGTCACGGGGGAGGAATGGGACCGCGTGATGGACGTCAACCTCCGCGCCGTCTTCTTCGTCCTGCAGGCCGTGGCGCGCAGGATGCTTCAGCAGGACCCCATGCCGGAGTCGGAGCTCCGCGGCAAGCTGATCCAGACCGCCTCGATCGCCTCGTACCGGGGAGGCAGCCACGTGACGACGCCCTACGCCGCGTCCAAGGCCGGCGTGGTCAGCCTCACGCGCTCCGCGGCCCAAGCGCTGGCCCCGCATCGGATCACGTCGAACTGCGTCTGCCCGGGCGCAGTCGAGACGGCGATGTGGGAGCAGATCGACCGCGAGTGGGGCGCCCTCGAGGGCCTGGGGCAGGGCGAGGTGTGGAAGCGCCGGATCCGGAACATCCCGCTGGGACGCCCCGAGCGGGCCGAGGACGTCGCCGGCGTCGTGGCGTTTCTCGTCGGGCCCGACTCCGACTACATGACCGGGCAGGCCCTCAACGTGGACGGCGGCATCGTAATGGGCAACTAGGGTGGGGGTGATCCGCGTGCTCACGCCGGTCACGAAGGACGGCTCGGCCGATACGAGCCGGCGGGTCGTCCACCTGGGCGAAGCGCAGCTGCTCACGCAGGTGGGCGCGCTGCCGATCACCTTCGAGATCGAGGCGGGTTCGCTTGGTGAGGGTCTCGGCGGGCCCAGTGGACCGCGCGGGAGCGGCAATATCCAACTGCCGTAGGCGCGCCTAGTCCGCCGTGAGATCGATCTGCGCGTGGTGCCGGGCCGAGGGGTCGCCGGCGGATCTCGGGGAGTGTGAGCCGCTGGAGGACCCCGACGAGACGCACGGCCTCTGCCAGCGGCACCTGACGCAGTTCCTGGCGGCGGCGCGCTCCCGACCATCCGCCGGTCTCCGGCTCCTGATCGTGGTCAAGCGCGTCGAGCAAAGCCTCTACGAGTATCTCACCCGGGCGATGGCTGGAGTCGAAGGGGTCCACGTCATGGAGGACCGGCGGCTTGGCGAGCGGCGCCGCGAAGCCCGCTCACGGCCCGGAGAGCGCCGGCAGGCAGACCGGCGACAATCCCGCGGCCTCGTTCACTCCATCGGCTGCACCTTCGTCAGATTCGGCCCAGCCTACGGCGCCGCCGGCGCCACCTAACCGACGAGACCGCGCAGGCGGCTCAAAAAGGTCCAGATGCGAGGCGGCACCCGCTCGCCGCAGGCCGGCGAGAAGGGTCCAGATGCGAGGCGGCGAGGGATGCGACGAGCGAGGCGAACTCTCCGTACGTTGAGCGAGGAGCGACCGAGCCAACGAAGCAGATGGGCCCTTATCGGCGGCCTGCTAGCCGCCTGGGTAGAATGCGTCGCGGCCCCGCTGGTACGTGGCCTGGCGCTGGGCGGGGTTCCTGTTCACGAGCGGGCGCAGGAACATCGGGTGCGTGTAGCTCCGCACCTCGTGCTCGATGACGCACAGGCATTCGCGCGTGTCGGGGTCCACGATCTTCTCGAAGCGGTACTGGTAGTCCATGCTCTCTTCGCTGACGAGCCCGTGCGTATCGAGCCAATCGTGGGGGCCGGAGAAGTTCGCGATGTAGATGGCGATGTGGTAGCCGTCGTAGGCCGGGATGGGCGCCGTCGTCTCCCGGAAGACGAGCTCCTGGCGCTGGCCGATCCTGACGTGGGCGGCCACGCCGTCCGCGTCGGGGGTGACCGCGGCGGGGGCGCCCATGACCTTCTCATAGAAGCGCGCGATGCCGGCTGCGCGCCCGGACTCGACGGGGAATTCGACGTGGGTGATGCCGAGCGTCATGTCGCCGAACGACGGCCCGGCAGCGTACAGGCGGAGCCGGTTGCCCCATGGTGCGGTGACCGCGACGTACTTGTCCTCGACGCTGTAGGCGAACTTCGTGCCCGCGAGCAGCTCGCGGACGCTTCCGAGCCGCTTCGCGAGCGCTTCGAGGTCGGGGACCACGATCTCGACGTGGCCGCGCATGACGTTCGGCTCGCCCGTCGGCAGGTGGAACTGCGTCTGGCCCATGTTGATCCACATATTCTCGACCCCGACCATGACGTAGGGGTCGCGCGTGAAGCCCAGGCCCTGGATGTAGAAGGCCGTGGCGGTCCGCTGGTCGGGCACGCGCACGTTCACGTGCTCCAGCATGAGGATGTTGCCGACGTCCTGCTGGTGCCGATCGTAGCGCTTCATGGCGATCCTCCTCACGGGCGAGTGTGCCGCTTATCCTAACCCAGCGCGCTGCCGGAAGCCAGACGAAGGATTTTGCGATATAGTCCCGCCCATGGACACGGGGAGCCCGGCTGGAGCTGGGAACGAGTACGTGGCGCGGGCGCGCCGGCTTGCGCCCCAGATCGAGGCCTGCGCGGACCAGATCGAGCAGGAGCGGCGCCTGTCGCAGCCGGTGCTGGACGCGCTGTTTGCGGCGGGCATGTTCCGGCTGCTGCTGCCCCGCTCGCTCGACGGGGGCGAGGTCGATCCCGCCACCTTCGCTGCCGTCATCGAGGAAATCGCCAAGGCCGACGCGAGCACGGCATGGTGTATGTGCCAGGCGTCCGGCTGCTCGATGTCCGCCGCGTATCTCCCGCCTGACGTCGCGGCGGAGGTCTTCGGCAGGGACCCGCGCGCCGTTCTGGCGTGGGGCCCCGGGCCCGACGCGCGGGCCGTCGCCGTCGAGGGCGGCTATCGCGTGACGGGCACGTGGAGCTTCGCGAGCGGCTGCCGTCACGCGACGTGGCTGGGCGGCCACTGCCCGATCTCTGAGCCTGACGGGAGCCCGCGCCGGAACGGCGACGGCAAGAGGGTCGAGCGGACGATGTTGTTCCCCGCCTCGAGCGCGCAGATCGTGGACGTCTGGCACGTCAGCGGGCTCAAGGGCACCGGGAGCGACGCCTTCACGGTGTCGGATCTCTTCGTGCCCCACGAGTACTCGATCTCGCGGGACGATCCGGCGGAGCGGCGCCAGCCGGGCCCGCTCTACTGCTTCCCGACGGGCTCGCTCTACGCGTCCGGATTCGCCGGAGTCGCCCTCGGCATCGCCCGGCGCATGCTCGACGGACTGGTGGGCCTCGCCAAGGAGAAGACGCCGCGCGGGTTCAAGCGCCTGCTCCGCGACAACGCGGTGATCCAGTCCCAGGTCGGCTACGCCGAGGCGCAGCTGCAATCCGCGCGGCTCTTCCTCTTGAGCTCCCTCGAGGAGATCTGGCGTGCGGTCGGGCGCTCGGGCGTCCTCACGCTCGATCAGCGCGTCCTGATCCGGCTGGCGTCGACCTACGCGATCCACCAGGCGAAGGCCGTCGCCGACATGACGCACCACGCGGGCGGCGCGACGTCGATCTTCATCGAGAGCGCCTTCGACCGCGGGTTCCGCGACATGCACGCCGTCACCCAGCAGATCCAGGGGCGCCAGGCCCACTTCGAGACGGTCGGCCAGTTCCTGCTCGGGCACCAGCCCGACACGACGTTCCTCTAGGCTGGAGAGTGGATCCCATGGACCGTAAGCGGGTGGGCATTCTGATCTTCCCGAACGTGGAAGTCCTTGACTTCTGCGGGCCGTTCGAAGTCTTCTCGGTGACGCGGCTCAACGAGGCCGCGCGCCGCGAGGAGCCGTCGCCCTTCGAGGTGCTGCTGGTCGCCGAGACGATGGACACCGTGGTCGCCACGGGCGGCCTGAAGGTCATCCCCGACGTCACGCTCGAGACCTGCCCGCCGCTCGACATCCTCGTGGTGCCCGGCGGCTGGGGCACGCGCGCCGAGATCAAGAACGCGCGTCTGCTGGAGTGGATTGGAGAGCGTGGGCGACAGGTCGAGACGCTCACCTCGGTCTGCACGGGCTCGATGCTGCTGGGGCAGGCCGGGCTGCTCGACGGCCGCCGCGCCACGACGCACTGGCGCTCGCTCGGCTGGATGCGCGACTCTTTCCCGGCCGTGACGGTCGAGGAGAAGCTCCACGTGGTGGAGGACGGCAACGTCATCACGTCGGCCGGCATCTCGGCCGGCATCGACATGGCGCTCCGCGTGGTCATCCGCTACTTCGGCGAGGCCGTCGGCCGCGCGACGGCGCGGAACATGGAGTATCCGTTCCCCGACGATAACACCCGCCGCGTGTAGCAGGCGGCTGTCAAACCCGCAGGCGCCTGCTAGACTTTCTCGTAGGACAGGCGCTTGGCTTTGTCCATGTTCGTGCCCTCGATGCGGATGAGCCTTGTCGAGCCTTCGCGGCGCGGGGAGTGGACGTCGCCCTCGTTGTAGACCTTCGCCATGCCCGGCTTGAGCGGGTAGGCCCTGACGTGGCGCACCTTGCCGGGCTTGTTCTCGGAGGCGGGCTCGACGATGGCCCAGTCGCTCATCACGGTCTCGCCGCGCGCCTGGCCGTAGATCGCCCAGGACGGCCCGTGATCGTGCGGCTGGCTCTCCTTGGCGCCGTTGTAGACGTGGGCGAGGATGCAGAAGCCGAGCTTCGGGTCTTCGTACAGGATCTTGCGCTCCGGCACGTCGTCGCCGAGATGCGTGGCCACGAACGCCTCGTCCTGGAGGACATCCTGGACGAGCGCGCACACCTTCGTGCGCCCCTCGGGGCCGGGATCCTCGGTGAGAATGCGGTGACACGCGTCGGCGAACTGCTCGAGGCTGTAGCCCATTGATCGGACCTCCTCGCTATTTGATACTCTCTTCCGGCCCGGCGCGCAATGGGCACATCGGACGAAAGGGAGGCTGCGACCATGGTTGATGCGGTTCGGGACATGGCGGCGAAGTGCCGCAACTGGGGCAAGTGGGGGCCGGACGACGAGCTGGGCACGCTGAACTACATCACGCCCGAATCCGTCGTGAAGGCGACACGGACGGTGAAGCGCGGCGTGACGTTCTCGCTCGCGATCCCCTTCGACAACACGGGGCCGCAGGTCAACCAGCCGCGGCGCTTCAACCCCATCCACCGCATGATCCTCACGGGCCCGGACTTCACGACGGGCGCGTTCCAACGCCCCGGCGGCGTCGGGTTCGCCGACGACATGATCATCATGCCGCTCCAGTGCGGGACCCAGTGGGACGCGCTCTCGCACTGCTTCCTCGGCGGCAAGCTCTACAACGGCTACGACGCCAACCTGGTGTCGAGCTCGGGCGCCAAGCGGAACGGGATCGAGAAGATGGCGCGCTTCATCGTGACGCGCGGCGTGCTGCTGGACTTTCCGCGCCTGAAGGGGGTCGAGTGGCTCGAGCCGGGCTACGCGATCACCGTGGGCGACCTGGAGGCGGCGCTCAAGACGCAGGGCGTGGCGGTCGGGACGGGCGACGCGCTCCTGATCCGCACGGGCCAGCTGGCGATGTGCCGCGCGCGCGGCGGGTGGGGCGACTACGCCGGCGGTGATGCGCCCGGTCTCTCCTTCTCGACGGCGGAGTGGATCCACCGCCACGAGCTCGCCGCGGTGGCGACCGACACCTGGGGAATGGAGGTGCGGCCGAACGAGATCCCGGACACCTACCAGCCGCTCCACCAGGTGCTCATTCCCACCATGGGGATGCTCGTGGGCGAAATCTTCGACCTGGAGGTGCTCGCGGCCGACTGCGCCCGCGACAAGGTCTACGAGTTCCTGTTCACCGCGCCGCCGCTGCCGATCACCGGCGCGGTCGGCTCTCCCGTCAACCCGATCGCGATCAAGTAGCGCCGTTCTTTGCGCCTCCGATT is from Candidatus Rokuibacteriota bacterium and encodes:
- a CDS encoding acyl-CoA dehydrogenase family protein; the encoded protein is MDTGSPAGAGNEYVARARRLAPQIEACADQIEQERRLSQPVLDALFAAGMFRLLLPRSLDGGEVDPATFAAVIEEIAKADASTAWCMCQASGCSMSAAYLPPDVAAEVFGRDPRAVLAWGPGPDARAVAVEGGYRVTGTWSFASGCRHATWLGGHCPISEPDGSPRRNGDGKRVERTMLFPASSAQIVDVWHVSGLKGTGSDAFTVSDLFVPHEYSISRDDPAERRQPGPLYCFPTGSLYASGFAGVALGIARRMLDGLVGLAKEKTPRGFKRLLRDNAVIQSQVGYAEAQLQSARLFLLSSLEEIWRAVGRSGVLTLDQRVLIRLASTYAIHQAKAVADMTHHAGGATSIFIESAFDRGFRDMHAVTQQIQGRQAHFETVGQFLLGHQPDTTFL
- a CDS encoding cyclase family protein, with the translated sequence MVDAVRDMAAKCRNWGKWGPDDELGTLNYITPESVVKATRTVKRGVTFSLAIPFDNTGPQVNQPRRFNPIHRMILTGPDFTTGAFQRPGGVGFADDMIIMPLQCGTQWDALSHCFLGGKLYNGYDANLVSSSGAKRNGIEKMARFIVTRGVLLDFPRLKGVEWLEPGYAITVGDLEAALKTQGVAVGTGDALLIRTGQLAMCRARGGWGDYAGGDAPGLSFSTAEWIHRHELAAVATDTWGMEVRPNEIPDTYQPLHQVLIPTMGMLVGEIFDLEVLAADCARDKVYEFLFTAPPLPITGAVGSPVNPIAIK
- a CDS encoding DJ-1/PfpI family protein produces the protein MDRKRVGILIFPNVEVLDFCGPFEVFSVTRLNEAARREEPSPFEVLLVAETMDTVVATGGLKVIPDVTLETCPPLDILVVPGGWGTRAEIKNARLLEWIGERGRQVETLTSVCTGSMLLGQAGLLDGRRATTHWRSLGWMRDSFPAVTVEEKLHVVEDGNVITSAGISAGIDMALRVVIRYFGEAVGRATARNMEYPFPDDNTRRV
- a CDS encoding cupin domain-containing protein, which gives rise to MARPMRRVVTGHNAQGKSVILTDAPSPHALELDGMPGLALINLWVTDGAPASNAGAADAAARPVVLEPPELGTIFRVVDFPPDKGMGGKVDRAKAFAAMGAGHAMDQSDARHPAMHKTNTIDYALVLEGEIWALMDEGETLLRAGDCLIQRGTNHAWSNRMDTPCRVAFILINANPA
- a CDS encoding glucose 1-dehydrogenase, which produces MGRLTGRTVLITGAARGIGAACARRLAADGAKLVLADLDGAGAEKLAAELGQVAVRADVTRPEDIDRIVDEPYRRWGRLDVLFNNAGVIRVQPMLEVTGEEWDRVMDVNLRAVFFVLQAVARRMLQQDPMPESELRGKLIQTASIASYRGGSHVTTPYAASKAGVVSLTRSAAQALAPHRITSNCVCPGAVETAMWEQIDREWGALEGLGQGEVWKRRIRNIPLGRPERAEDVAGVVAFLVGPDSDYMTGQALNVDGGIVMGN